CCTATGCAGTCAAATGTGAGATGTCCAGCCTGTACTCCTATGGTGAAGTGTAAAAGTAAAAAACGTGTCCAATCTAGGGTCGGCTCAATAGGTGATGTAATTGATGGAATCtcctaaggcccccaaataaaagaaggccccacttgtaaaaaaaattatatatataatatatttatctatatattttaattaaaaaaaatttaagcacttttattggtcaataaaatgcattaaaatgGCCCCATTATATCCTAAAatgcaaaagattaaaaagaaaaaaaaatagtcaaacttcagctaacaaaattaaattttaggagacaaatttattaactcattctttttgaaaaaggaaaaaaacaaaaaatagtcaaacttcagctaacaaaattaaattttaggagacaaatttattaactcattcttgaaatatgctaaaatcaaaattaataccagacaaattcattaataatacaacgtaattgtcttgaaatatgctaaaatagagattataaatttcaaaaacaaaataaaaatctctcatctctctatctctctgcctctccatctatattcttacctttattttcttcattttcatcttgattcttgatcttTTTCCATAAACTCAATCTAGcttgaaatttttctttgttgattcccttcaattcacaacaaattcaaaattgaaaaagggAAGCGTACTAGAGGTAATCTTCTTCCCCTCTGtatctttttgaaaataaagatGATGAATatactatttatttaatttaaattatatattgtggggccaaataatttgtggtcccggcccactttccattagggcctaaggcccgtgccgaggagaatagttgccgaggacaagtaTTAAAATACCAAATAGTCTAGGAATGCAGCTGAGGATGACcatgtcctcggcatcccaaggccTAAAAGGGAAGAACGACACGTCATCAAAGGCAACCTccaaagcgctcccagaagaaaagaCGAGTAGAATGGGACACGCACGGGGGTACAGTGTGGGATTGGTTCAAGGAGaagacgtcacctccgcattgagtgcgccaacaaacgtcctagccacattgatgggaaaagacccttgaacagtgtggcttcagttattgcaactaacagaaagtagggggaggcggctgacgggacaggcactcgagtaGGTATCTGCTTGATCGACAGATGGAAGGTGAGAATCAactgagaagggctatataatgtaaggattCATGCGCCAAAGAGGGAGGAAGCTTCATAGGCAAGATCCATGGACAAACCTAGTTAACCTCTACGCGTTcaccatgaacaccatgactaaccactgtccAATGACCAAGGCTtagcctttcagcccacgctttacaaattttattgtttgggcctttaacgtacggACTCAATACCAGTTGGGatcattacaaattgagtccttacaattggcgccgtctgtggggagggcttgtgcgttggcacaggcggtggaTCGAGCTTCTATCAAACAAGGGCCTGCAAAAGCCCCTCCATCGCTTCCAGCAGCCTGTTGTTGTTGCTCTaatataaagttccactaggggctacgcttcaaAGCGCTAGTGGCGCGGGCAGTTTTAGGGGCTTCCACCATCAGTTCAACGCTCCAtaccttggccgaggggctaatcctcggaacttaaagaaaaatctaagttttggacagaatcaaggtattgcatggtccttggactcaaacctatggggaaaccaactacttaaagaaaaacctaagttttggacagaaccaaggtattgcatggtcctcggactcaaacctatggggaaaccaactatttaaagaaaacctgagttttggacagaaccaaggtattgcatggtcctcggactaaaacctatgggaaaaccaactacttaaagaaaaatctaagttttggacagaaccaaggtattgcatggtccttggactcaaacatatggggaaaccaactacttaaagaaaacctaagttttggacagaaccaagttatttcatggtcctcggactcaaacctatggggaaaccaactacttaaagaaaaatctaagttttggacagaaccaaggcattgcatggtcttcggactcaaacctttggggaaaccaactacttaaagaaaaacctaagttttggacagaaccaaggtattatatggtcctcggactcaaacctataaggaaaccaactacttaaagaaaatctagatACCAGGCTCGGCCTAACAACACACATGGCATCTCGGATGATGCCTTTATCTCCCCAGAAGTATGTTCAAACACAAGTTCAACGCCCCATGGGCGCGGGTAAGTTAGAATCCCGGGATGTGATCccaaatatatcatatgcacaaccattcatacatgttaagataACTAGCTCAAAAATCATGAGACTCGCAACAATAGTGAATATCGACAAGGGCAACTAACAtgtaatttaaatgaaaaaggaagaaaataatttcatatatgtGGTCAATGAGTTCAACTACAAGCaaactacaaagttttcaaaacaaaagggaaactaGTTAGTAGTTAAactagaaacaaatacaaaagttgGCCAGGTCTTTTACTTCTTTGATTTCGTTTTGGCCACATCCTGGGAAGGCCGAGCAGGACTAGCTTCAGGGCCTTGGGAGACATCCCCTTCTTGGGAAGGCTAAGCAGGATCAGTTTTGGTGCTCTTGGGGACATCAGTAAGGGGAATGGCCTGTAGAGGCTGAACAAAAATAGCTGGCTCCTGGGCACCAGAGATTTGAGCACTGGCCGTAGGCTTGGCACCTTCTTTAGACATCTCGGGATTCAGATCTCCAGGTGCTTCTGTCGCATCATAAGGCTCTCCTCCTTTAGTTGACTCGTCAGGAGTGACGATGATCTAAGCAGCTTCTGACTGAGCAGTCCCTGCTTCCTTTGGATCGCTCATAGCCTCGGAGCTGGCAGAGGCGGTCTCATCGATGGCTGGAGGATAAAATACGCTCTTCGCCTTCCACAAATTGGACGAAGCTTCCACCCCAGCTCGTTTAAGGGCCTCTTCCCAAACTTGGGAACAGTATAGCCTGCATACTCCAGGGATTTGAGCTTTAAGGGAGGCTTGGGTTTCAGCCACCCCCGCCTCGTAACCCTCCTCTTCGGCCTTGTCCCTAGCAGCTTCGGCCTCAGTTCTGGCAAACTTAGCCTCCTGCTTGGCCCTCACGGCTTCATCCATGGTAAATTCCGCCACGCCCTTAGCATTGTTTGCCTCGAACAGTTGCTTTTTTAAATCACTGATCTGCTCCTTAGCAATCTGCAATTGCTCATCGGCAGCGAGTAGGCGCTTTGTCTGttcctcggcctgtttttgggCACTAGTCAAACCTGCCGCAGCACTATCCCTGGCTCGGGTGGCCTCCTTTAAGTCCTCCCTAGCCTTTGCGAGGCCAACCTCGGACATTTTAAGGGTTCGTGCAGCATCAATACGTTTATCGCACTCAAGCTCTACGGTCTTACATTGCCCCTTAACttcttcctccatcctataggtggcctggaTAGCCTGTTAATTGAGACAAATATATTGTGAATGAAAATTTGGGAGCAAGAATTGATAGAGTCTTAGGTTTCAAGAGTCTTACCATACCCAAGTACCTCTTCGCGCTGAGGAAAACCTTCTGCATCCTCATATTCTTCAACTCTTCCACATCAGTAGGAAGCAGCATGGTTCACCCTAACGCGTCGGCCATATAATCGCCGTCGCCGTCTCCAAGGTTCCTCATGGATGCGTTTTCCAGCAATGGCTCCCCATGGAGCATTGGGGCGGGAAGCCAAGCACTCAGCGTAGATTGGGCTTCGATCCCTTTCCCCTTACTTTGGTGCCCAATCTTTAACTGTTTTTGAGCTCGCGGGGTTTCGTCCCTCTCCTGAGAGGATTGAGATTTTCCCCCATCCATGGGTTCCTTCCCCTTgggactcctctttctctttgagtcGACGGGCTCCAGCCAAGGAGGCAGAGCTGATTGAGAaggagcaggaagtttggggcGGGGAGATTGTGGCTGCGACTTAGTAGACGAGGACCTAGTCTGGATGGGCTGGGGCTGAGACGGGGGAGTTGGAACACTGGATTGCGGTTTTCCCTGTGCACCCTTCCCCGGTTGACCCTCGATGAGGTCGATTAAGTTGGTCGAAGGCTTTCTCTTAAGACCCATCTCAGCTCGGGAGGATGTTCCCACTGACAACAGTTCCGCTTCGGACAAGTCAGGGTCACCTAgatcaccagaaggatcctcaGATGGGTTGGCTTGGTCAAATGCCTCAAATCCCTCCTCGGGTAGACCCAACTTACCTTCGTCCTCCGCTGCCTGATGAAACAGGGAGGAGTCCACCAATGGGATGCCCTCTGGGACAGGAGATCCTTTGGAGATCAAAAACCCTTGTTCGACTACGGTAATTTTCGGAAGCCGAGGATGGTTAGCGCTGATCATGTGCTTTGGGTCGACAAATGACTTCTAGATGGCGTCGTACCTTaagattttgtgagcggctctgACTTGACCATCCTCGTCATTTACAAAAACTACCGCTTGAAGAACAGTCTCCAAATTAACCCGATTAACCAGATGAAAGTGTCGGTGGAAGGCGTTTGGATCTGCAAAAAGAGGCATGTACATGGTTAGTAACCGAACCACACCAAATTAAAACAGCGCAAAGGATTGGCACCCTCCTACTCtctataccccacctggttctccctccaTCATTGGCAAGGaaggccatcatgccattccccagaTACAATAAAAAAGTCCTTGTTCAACCCTTTGTTGGAGTCAGGGAGGCACTGGATTAGCCGAACCCTATCGTCTCTCGTCTTTATGTAGTAGGATTTgcccttcaaattttggagattgtaGCACCAATTTACGTCATGATGGGTTAGTCTTAGCCCCATTTTTTCGTTTAAGGCATCCACACAACCTAGAATCCCAAACATATTGGCAGCGCACTGGGTGGGAGCTAATCGGAAATGCTTAAGGTAACTCCTCATTACCGgccccatggggattctcataccccctTCTACGAAGGCGAGAATGGGAATTACCACTTCGCCCGTCCTTCTCTGAAGATGCCATTCCCCCACCTTGCAGTGCCTCAAACTTATGTTTAAGGGAATCCTATAGTCGGCgatgaacttttccatcgcCTCTTCAGTCTCAACCAATTCTCTCAATTTAACCATCTCTAAAGAACTACTAAACAAACTCAGAGGATGACGGGAGAAGGAGAGGAATAAGAGtaataaacccagaaaagaaaaaatacaagttagTGAAGGCAGAGAACTTACAGAAAAGATAAAAGATTCCTCAGAtaggctttttgtgctggagatagacttgaatTTCGATGAAAGTTTGGCTGAACTCAGGATATGTtcgctagaactcttaagtgcgaaagtgaagagacaaatcagttccaaaaattatttatacctCCCATCGAAAGTAACTGTAtgaattttcccgcccataaagatAAGGAAATCTCCACTGTTAGATCACCATCGCACCGTTGAACATGGGAAGCACAGAGCCGCCCGCATTTAATGAAGAAACGTTTCACCTTTCAAGGCTCCAAGAACATGTCTCGGGCAGATGAAGAGTCTCTGGAACTGATAGGTGACAAGGATTGACAAGCATTGACAGAGgtctgatgtcatcaaaaccctcctctccgtctGAGGatccggacagcaggattttaaggggctattgtggggctagataatttgtggtcccggcccactttccattagggcccaaggcccgcacTGAGGAGAatagttgccgaggacaagtaTTAAAATACCAAATATTCTAGGaatgcagccgaggatgaccatgtcctcggcatcccaaggccTAAAAGGGAAGAACGACACGTCATCAAAGGCAACCTccaaagcgctcccagaagaaaaggcgagtagaatgggacacGCACGGGAGTACAGTGTGGGATTGGTTTAAGGAGaagacgtcacctccgcattgaatgcgccaacaaacgtcctagccacattgatgggaaaagacccctaaacagtgtggtttcggttattgcaaTTAACAGAAAGTAGGGGGAGGCGGTTGACGGGACAGGCACTCGAATAGGTATCTGCCTGATCGACAGATGGAAGGTGAGGATCAACTGAGAAGGGATATACAATGTAAGGATTCATACGCCAAAGAGGGAGGAAGCTTCATGGGCAAGATCCATGGACAAACCTAATTCACCTCTATGTGTTCACCAtaaacaccatgactaaccactgtccAGTGATTAAGGCCTAGTCTTTCAgcccatgctctacaaattttattgttttggcCTTTAACGTACGGACCCAATACCagttgggatcgttacaaattgagtccttacatatatatttttagtttatttcacTGCACAATTGATTGATGGAACACGTTTTTTGTCATAGGATAGGCTGAGAAAATATTGATACAAAAATTTGCTATGATAAGACCCTTTTTTGCTATGATAGGACACGTTTTTTGCTTTTACACTTAGCCATTGGAGTACAGGCTGGACATCTCACATCTGCACTGTGTAGCCCACAGACAACACGTTTTCtcactttatcaattattatatcaattaataatttgatgtgtatcatatcaactcatttgtattatagtggcactaatttattgaaccatgtaataaattaatttttatttgtgcaggTTTAGACTTTAAAGTAGTCATGGCTTTAGAAAAATTACagaaacttaattagtaattttgcatctcaaaagcaaaaaaaaaatattttaaatcaaaaaattcaatatatattatttgattaatatttaaatataaaaaggctccacttaaaattttcgcctaaggcccccagAGTTGTTGAGCCAGCCCTGTTCCTATCATAGCATAAAAGGGTCCTATCATAGCAGAATTTTGTATCAATATCTTGTATCAATATTTTCCCAGCCTGTCATATGACTAAAAATGTGTTCCATCAATCAATTGTGTAGTGAAATAagctaacaaaaatataatttaaattaaataaatagcaAACTCATCATCTTCATTTTCGAAAAGATAGAGAGGGGAAGAAGATTACCTTCGGTACGCTTCCCTTTTTCAATTTCGAATTTGCTGTGAATTGAAgggaatcaacaaagaaaaatttcaagCTAGATTAAGTTTATGGAAAaagatcaagaatcaagatgaagatgaagaaaagaaaggtaagaatatagatggagaggcagagagatagagagatgagagatttttcttttgtttttgaaatttataatctctattttagcatatttcaagacaattatattgtattattaatgaatttatcttttattaattttaattttagcatatttcaagaatgagttaataaatttgtctcctgaaatttaattttgttagc
This DNA window, taken from Quercus robur chromosome 2, dhQueRobu3.1, whole genome shotgun sequence, encodes the following:
- the LOC126694357 gene encoding uncharacterized protein LOC126694357; this encodes MLLPTDVEELKNMRMQKVFLSAKRYLGMAIQATYRMEEEVKGQCKTVELECDKRIDAARTLKMSEVGLAKAREDLKEATRARDSAAAGLTSAQKQAEEQTKRLLAADEQLQIAKEQISDLKKQLFEANNAKGVAEFTMDEAVRAKQEAKFARTEAEAARDKAEEEGYEAGVAETQASLKAQIPGVCRLYCSQVWEEALKRAGVEASSNLWKAKSVFYPPAIDETASASSEAMSDPKEAGTAQSEAA